Genomic segment of Methanothermobacter sp.:
CGTCGTCCCTGCTGTATATGGTGCTCCAGAATATGTAATAGCAGATAAGTGGAACCGCGCTCACAAGGGTCATGACTATCATGTCACTGTGCCTTATGTGGGATATCTCGTGCCCAAGGACGGCCCGGAGTTCCTCCTCATCAAGGAGGTTCAGTATGCCCCTTGTTACACATACCCTACCGTCTGATTTTGTTCTCCCAAAGGCAAAGGCGTTGGGCACTGCAATCTCTGCAATTCCAACCCTGGGTTTGGGTATTCCAGCATTCCTTGCAAGTTCATCCACCATGGCGTGAAGCCTGGGGGCCTCGGCCTCACTGACGTAATGGACGTTCATTGTGAGTTCCACTATCTTGGGGGAGAGGAGGTACTGAAGGAACACTATGCCAAAACCAAGCAGGGCATAGAACAGTGGACCGCCGAATCCCATGAGGGCCCCTATTGCTATGAGTATGGTGTAGATTATACCAAATAAAAGTGCTGTTGCCAGGAACATCCTTAGCTTCAGTTTCCATGTGCTGAGTTTTCTCATTTTGGCTTTTTCCTCCATCATGGTATTAGTTACAATGAGTTAT
This window contains:
- a CDS encoding zinc metalloprotease HtpX, with the protein product MRKLSTWKLKLRMFLATALLFGIIYTILIAIGALMGFGGPLFYALLGFGIVFLQYLLSPKIVELTMNVHYVSEAEAPRLHAMVDELARNAGIPKPRVGIAEIAVPNAFAFGRTKSDGRVCVTRGILNLLDEEELRAVLGHEISHIRHSDMIVMTLVSAVPLICYYIFWSTIYSRDDDATLVGIAALIAYFLGQLIVLFISRTREYYADQGSVEIGGQPHKLASALYKLVYGSAAFDRDDLKQVEGVKAFFLNDVSDARNEINDLSQLDIDMDGTISMAELQRVKYSGVKVGMGARILELLSTHPNMLRRIERLSEFT